The proteins below are encoded in one region of Synergistaceae bacterium:
- a CDS encoding ABC transporter ATP-binding protein: MSVLLEAKDFYVNYGAIKALQGFSLSLNDQEIVSVIGSNGAGKSTFMNAIMGMVKRDRGEVFLNGNKLPNKSFQVVRNGLAFVPEGRKIFAPLTVLENLQIGAFSRAGKGNVKKDMEWVFSLFPRLEERVQQHAGTLSGGEQQMLAIARALMARPRVLLLDEPSLGLAPIIIRDIFNELRRINEEGVSILLVEQNARQALLLSHRAYVLQTGRLLKEGMSKELLNDSEITAAYLGTKGR, encoded by the coding sequence ATGAGTGTGTTGCTGGAAGCAAAAGATTTTTATGTCAACTATGGCGCTATCAAGGCACTTCAAGGTTTTTCCCTTTCGTTGAATGACCAGGAGATCGTCTCTGTCATTGGCTCCAACGGGGCAGGCAAGTCTACGTTCATGAACGCGATCATGGGCATGGTGAAGCGGGATCGGGGCGAGGTTTTTCTGAACGGAAACAAACTACCGAACAAAAGTTTCCAGGTCGTCAGGAACGGGTTGGCTTTTGTGCCAGAGGGACGCAAGATTTTCGCGCCTTTGACCGTGCTTGAAAACCTCCAGATCGGGGCCTTCTCCAGAGCTGGGAAGGGCAACGTCAAAAAAGATATGGAGTGGGTTTTCTCCCTTTTTCCTCGTTTGGAGGAACGCGTTCAGCAACACGCGGGAACCTTGTCCGGGGGAGAACAGCAGATGTTGGCCATCGCTCGGGCGCTCATGGCCCGTCCTCGCGTATTGCTCCTGGATGAGCCCTCCCTGGGGCTTGCTCCGATCATTATCCGCGATATTTTCAATGAGCTGCGGCGCATTAACGAAGAGGGAGTCAGTATCCTCCTTGTTGAGCAGAACGCCAGGCAGGCGTTATTACTTTCTCACAGGGCTTACGTTCTACAAACGGGGCGCCTGTTGAAAGAGGGCATGTCTAAAGAACTCCTGAATGATTCGGAGATCACGGCGGCGTACCTGGGCACGAAAGGACGATAA
- a CDS encoding cyclodeaminase/cyclohydrolase family protein: MGTETEMSLVEMTVRDFTGKLESAAPAPGGGSAAALSGALGAALVSMVCKLTMGKSKYAEYEIFVQGVLARSEKLTKKLLDTIQTDSDAFDSVITAFAMPKETEEQKIARSVAVQSAYKTAVASPEMMAEDCLAVVELAESLFGKSNANAVSDLAVGAMQAHAGLKGALANVQINLPLIKDTVYVAEKRAWMERVAKESARRLQILEAEIARQLGL; this comes from the coding sequence ATGGGAACGGAAACAGAAATGTCACTGGTGGAGATGACGGTGAGAGACTTTACGGGAAAATTGGAATCGGCCGCTCCCGCGCCGGGAGGCGGAAGCGCGGCGGCTCTGTCCGGGGCGTTGGGTGCCGCGTTGGTTTCAATGGTATGTAAATTGACGATGGGCAAATCGAAATACGCGGAGTACGAAATCTTCGTTCAGGGGGTTCTGGCGCGGTCGGAAAAGCTAACGAAAAAACTTTTGGACACGATTCAAACGGACTCGGATGCATTCGATTCCGTTATAACCGCTTTCGCTATGCCTAAAGAGACGGAGGAGCAGAAAATCGCTCGTAGCGTTGCCGTCCAATCTGCCTACAAGACGGCGGTCGCCTCGCCGGAAATGATGGCGGAAGATTGCTTGGCCGTTGTCGAGTTGGCTGAGTCCCTATTTGGAAAAAGCAACGCCAATGCCGTCAGCGACCTCGCTGTAGGGGCGATGCAGGCCCATGCGGGTCTCAAGGGCGCTTTGGCTAACGTGCAGATCAACCTTCCGCTCATCAAGGACACCGTTTACGTAGCCGAGAAAAGGGCTTGGATGGAGCGGGTGGCAAAAGAGTCCGCCCGACGCCTTCAAATTCTAGAAGCCGAGATAGCCCGGCAACTGGGTTTATGA
- a CDS encoding 4'-phosphopantetheinyl transferase superfamily protein, producing MILGLGVDLCSIPRMEKAARSSYFVKRLFRPAEIAYADGKGKDRVASFAAAFAAREAFAKASGISLFTLTLSSHFCLERRSGVPHLVIPSDLDADFSAGKKRAWVSLSHEGDYVVAVVAIEAML from the coding sequence ATGATCCTTGGTTTAGGCGTGGACCTATGTAGTATTCCACGCATGGAAAAAGCCGCTCGGTCTAGCTATTTCGTGAAACGCCTTTTTCGCCCCGCGGAAATTGCCTATGCCGACGGAAAAGGAAAGGATCGGGTGGCCAGTTTTGCCGCGGCTTTCGCGGCCCGTGAGGCTTTTGCCAAAGCTAGCGGCATTTCCCTGTTTACGTTGACCCTTTCTTCCCACTTCTGCTTGGAACGAAGGTCAGGCGTCCCTCATCTTGTGATTCCGTCCGACCTGGACGCCGACTTCTCCGCGGGGAAAAAGCGGGCATGGGTCTCCCTCAGCCATGAAGGAGACTATGTAGTGGCTGTTGTGGCAATCGAGGCTATGCTGTGA
- the tsaE gene encoding tRNA (adenosine(37)-N6)-threonylcarbamoyltransferase complex ATPase subunit type 1 TsaE → MNCYFRTFSEEGTLSLGRALGRALTPGMTILLSGDLGTGKTVLARGIGDTLGVSRVRSPSFTLVNEYVTRKCTVVHADLYRLEPGETAELGLEDYLDEGGSGKKCLLLVEWPERWATPPEEDVLRVAIEAEDETKRGFLFSSQGERADAALRALRVSLADDPMTEKPL, encoded by the coding sequence ATGAACTGTTATTTTCGCACTTTTTCCGAAGAAGGCACTTTATCCTTGGGACGGGCGTTGGGACGGGCGTTGACGCCAGGAATGACGATTTTACTCTCAGGGGACTTAGGCACGGGCAAAACTGTTCTTGCTCGCGGAATAGGAGATACATTAGGGGTGAGCCGGGTGCGCAGCCCTTCTTTTACGTTGGTGAATGAGTACGTCACTCGGAAGTGTACCGTCGTACACGCCGATCTTTATCGACTAGAGCCCGGCGAGACTGCGGAATTGGGGCTCGAAGATTACCTCGACGAGGGTGGAAGTGGCAAAAAATGTTTATTATTGGTAGAGTGGCCGGAGCGGTGGGCGACACCACCGGAAGAGGATGTTTTGAGGGTCGCCATCGAGGCGGAGGACGAGACGAAACGGGGCTTTCTATTCTCCTCCCAAGGAGAAAGAGCTGACGCGGCTCTTCGTGCTTTGCGCGTCTCATTGGCGGATGACCCGATGACGGAGAAGCCACTATGA
- the tsaB gene encoding tRNA (adenosine(37)-N6)-threonylcarbamoyltransferase complex dimerization subunit type 1 TsaB: MILAVDCSLRWTNVALFSEGRVSASERLNIGRRQATELPLMVERLLVNANYSFDDIALVAVTNGPGYFTGIRVGAAYATGLAYGLGVKIVPVSTLYMLAYPFLASRTVLVVVYAGRERLYAASFGHRQKNAQENALPTGEYGSEILEAWLSRQEKGFSSQDVLIVSDDPEKVSSAFRLPQEAQKEMRRVPPDAAIVARIAAQAANRGESISPMDLRISYHRSPKTGGVLH, from the coding sequence ATGATTTTGGCGGTGGATTGTAGTTTACGCTGGACAAACGTAGCTCTTTTCTCGGAGGGCAGAGTGTCCGCGTCAGAGCGTCTGAACATCGGGCGTCGCCAGGCGACGGAGCTTCCGCTGATGGTGGAGCGTCTTCTCGTCAACGCGAACTATTCTTTCGACGATATCGCTCTAGTGGCTGTAACAAACGGTCCCGGCTATTTTACGGGGATACGAGTAGGAGCCGCTTACGCGACGGGTCTGGCTTACGGTTTAGGAGTGAAAATCGTTCCGGTTTCTACGCTTTATATGTTGGCCTACCCCTTTCTAGCTTCCCGAACGGTTCTCGTCGTTGTCTATGCGGGACGGGAACGCCTCTATGCCGCTTCCTTTGGACACAGACAAAAAAACGCCCAAGAAAACGCGCTTCCAACGGGAGAATACGGAAGCGAAATTTTGGAGGCTTGGTTGTCACGTCAAGAAAAGGGATTCTCTTCCCAAGATGTTCTCATTGTGTCCGACGATCCCGAAAAAGTGTCATCGGCTTTTAGACTGCCCCAAGAAGCCCAAAAAGAAATGCGCCGCGTTCCTCCCGACGCGGCTATTGTGGCTCGAATCGCCGCTCAGGCCGCAAACCGTGGAGAATCAATTTCCCCTATGGACCTAAGAATATCCTACCACCGATCTCCCAAAACTGGCGGCGTTCTTCACTGA
- a CDS encoding glycosyltransferase family 2 protein, with the protein MSKVLIQTLAYNASKTIRRCVDSVVNQTYKGELEWHILDNGSTDDTLRLLNQYADQYKFISIFHIDENRKPHTIEENKLWNQFVRRINLDLTDEDYYCTLDSDDEYKPEYIEKLHSFCVENDLDVVAAGSDFINAVTNETMGIRTLNRDLVLYSQSDYDKYFVNYHALMRPMWGKLYKATTLKGYVRNDNLTYGSDTYCVFYTLSLASKVGIVKESLYKYYVSEKSVSYVWDEKRIHSDHILYEQACDFLISKTGAVSPRNDEFLLLVYMEALHDTLRVLLNAQLSQSEKIDGLCEMFLCGHAKRLAARENLGAHLGDVATQTARRKELYATAAQWLLSLKEISDEQAENYCKLVEYLCAVSENVEGWLFYKKLLVKYLIDNARTTEAKSKIDELLELLPGDKELLAYAQKL; encoded by the coding sequence ATGAGTAAGGTTCTGATTCAAACATTGGCTTACAATGCATCGAAAACTATTCGTCGTTGTGTGGATAGTGTTGTAAACCAAACTTATAAAGGCGAGCTTGAATGGCACATATTAGATAACGGCAGCACAGACGATACATTACGATTGCTAAATCAGTATGCCGATCAGTATAAGTTTATCAGCATATTTCACATTGATGAAAACCGCAAGCCACATACCATCGAGGAAAACAAACTGTGGAATCAATTTGTCCGAAGAATCAATTTAGACCTCACAGATGAGGATTACTACTGCACATTAGACAGCGATGACGAGTATAAACCTGAATATATTGAGAAACTGCACAGCTTCTGTGTTGAAAACGATCTTGACGTTGTGGCTGCGGGTAGTGATTTCATCAATGCCGTAACAAATGAAACAATGGGTATCAGAACATTAAATCGCGATTTAGTGCTGTACTCTCAATCGGATTATGATAAGTATTTTGTTAACTATCACGCTCTTATGCGTCCCATGTGGGGGAAATTATATAAAGCAACCACGCTAAAGGGTTATGTTCGTAATGATAACCTGACATACGGAAGCGATACCTACTGTGTGTTTTATACTTTGAGCCTTGCTTCAAAAGTAGGAATTGTCAAAGAATCTCTCTACAAGTATTATGTAAGCGAGAAATCAGTATCATACGTTTGGGACGAAAAGCGTATACATTCTGATCATATACTCTACGAACAAGCCTGTGACTTTCTCATCTCCAAGACCGGCGCCGTTTCCCCCCGCAACGACGAATTTCTGTTGCTTGTGTATATGGAAGCGCTGCACGACACGCTGCGCGTACTGTTGAACGCACAACTGTCACAATCGGAGAAAATCGACGGTCTGTGCGAGATGTTCCTGTGTGGCCACGCAAAGAGACTTGCGGCGCGTGAGAACCTCGGTGCGCACCTTGGCGACGTCGCGACACAAACGGCACGGCGCAAGGAACTATACGCGACAGCGGCGCAATGGCTGCTGTCACTCAAAGAAATCTCGGACGAGCAGGCTGAAAACTACTGCAAGCTCGTCGAATATCTGTGCGCCGTCAGCGAGAATGTGGAGGGCTGGCTGTTCTACAAAAAGCTCTTGGTCAAGTATTTGATTGACAACGCGCGTACCACCGAAGCGAAGTCAAAGATCGATGAATTACTCGAATTATTGCCGGGTGACAAAGAATTGCTTGCATATGCGCAAAAACTATAA
- a CDS encoding polysaccharide pyruvyl transferase family protein — MSKHFLIYGHGGCYNHGGEALVRCGIEVLRERYDDCYIILSSHNPEQDREFGIDADEIIGRDESFIQYEGDTNFSIENNDNIYRSTIDRITPETVCIHLGGDNYCYNNWKRYANIHYRALEKGAKSILWSCSVDPNTIDKEMFDALNTKHLIAARECLTYAALTKLGIKNVIKVSDVAFLLKPVPVAFDFNNYVSITFGPLASRKERVDGIAIRNFQKLVDVILSETNMNIALVPHVICPTDNDIETMSQLIIADKSRVRIITERYSASQLKHIIGNARFCVTLRTHASIAAYSSCVPTLVVGYSSKSQGIAQDLGVLDYVLPVMDLVDDYDIANRFRTLIQNEDNIKQQLVRVMPHYIKSATNQVMFQY, encoded by the coding sequence ATGAGCAAACACTTTTTGATTTATGGTCACGGTGGTTGCTACAATCACGGCGGCGAGGCGCTGGTGCGGTGTGGCATCGAAGTTTTGCGCGAAAGATATGACGATTGCTATATCATCTTATCTTCGCATAATCCAGAGCAAGACAGAGAATTTGGAATAGATGCAGACGAAATTATCGGACGCGATGAATCATTTATACAATACGAGGGAGACACAAATTTTTCAATCGAGAATAATGACAATATATATCGCTCGACTATTGATAGAATAACACCGGAAACGGTGTGCATACATCTCGGTGGTGACAATTATTGCTATAATAATTGGAAAAGATACGCCAACATTCACTATCGCGCTTTGGAAAAAGGGGCAAAAAGTATACTTTGGAGTTGTTCCGTCGATCCGAACACAATTGACAAGGAGATGTTTGATGCACTAAACACAAAACACCTTATTGCCGCGCGAGAGTGTCTAACTTATGCCGCGCTTACGAAACTCGGAATTAAGAATGTCATTAAGGTTTCTGATGTTGCGTTCCTATTAAAGCCAGTACCTGTTGCGTTTGATTTTAACAACTATGTCAGCATTACATTTGGACCGCTTGCTTCACGAAAAGAACGTGTTGACGGAATTGCAATACGGAACTTTCAGAAATTAGTGGATGTTATCCTATCCGAAACGAATATGAATATCGCGCTCGTTCCACACGTTATTTGTCCGACTGATAACGACATTGAAACGATGTCGCAGTTGATCATCGCTGACAAGAGCCGTGTGAGAATAATCACAGAGCGTTACTCAGCGTCCCAACTCAAACACATTATTGGTAATGCACGTTTTTGCGTGACATTGAGAACTCACGCATCAATCGCGGCTTACTCGTCCTGCGTTCCAACTCTGGTTGTTGGGTATTCTTCAAAATCGCAGGGGATAGCACAAGACCTCGGTGTTTTGGACTATGTACTGCCTGTTATGGATTTGGTTGATGATTACGATATAGCGAATAGATTCCGCACCCTAATTCAAAATGAGGACAATATTAAACAACAGCTTGTGCGAGTAATGCCGCATTATATTAAAAGTGCAACAAACCAAGTAATGTTTCAATACTAA
- a CDS encoding radical SAM protein: protein MMAQIARIFNSDRVPLWEVIPLDTPFVIEIEPTSFCNLQCKYCLHSLPKQKISDSGHKFLHMNDDVFDLLLKQTIAFPGKVKQIGFAGMGEPLLHKRLPYMIEQFKDRAGIERVTITTNGIALTHQLTDSLLSSGLCHIKISVNGLSSEDFMRNCGATIDFDKYLEQIDYLYKNKGSAVVACKIMDSCVGDAEDTFFSMFGDKCDAISVEKTVRVFHEVAYDGIIEADKEVLSRYDIRKNRVHICASPFFRFAVKADGTVSACRLYNGLTHKSFKIQNNTLPKIWNSDERREMLLGVLKEKTDGLNSECNNCTLRDDFAFESDLLDDHAGELYQRILAH, encoded by the coding sequence ATGATGGCGCAAATTGCTCGAATTTTCAACAGCGACAGGGTTCCGCTATGGGAGGTAATACCATTAGATACGCCGTTTGTGATTGAGATTGAACCCACAAGCTTTTGCAATTTGCAATGCAAATATTGTCTGCATTCGTTGCCAAAACAGAAGATTTCGGATAGCGGTCATAAGTTCCTTCATATGAACGACGATGTGTTTGATCTGTTATTGAAACAGACGATAGCTTTTCCAGGTAAAGTAAAGCAAATCGGCTTTGCAGGTATGGGCGAGCCGCTTCTGCATAAACGACTTCCATATATGATTGAGCAGTTCAAAGACAGAGCAGGGATTGAACGCGTAACTATTACGACAAACGGCATTGCTCTCACTCATCAACTAACCGACTCTTTGCTATCCTCAGGATTATGCCACATCAAAATCTCAGTCAACGGACTTTCGTCAGAGGATTTTATGAGAAATTGCGGTGCAACCATTGATTTCGATAAATATTTAGAACAGATAGACTATCTTTATAAAAACAAAGGTAGTGCTGTTGTCGCCTGCAAAATTATGGACAGTTGCGTAGGCGATGCGGAAGATACTTTTTTCAGTATGTTCGGTGATAAATGTGACGCAATTAGCGTTGAAAAAACTGTCCGCGTGTTTCACGAGGTTGCGTATGACGGAATTATCGAAGCAGATAAAGAAGTTCTTAGCAGGTATGATATCCGTAAAAATCGGGTTCACATTTGCGCGTCTCCATTCTTTCGATTTGCGGTAAAAGCCGACGGTACCGTATCTGCTTGCAGACTGTACAATGGATTAACACATAAGAGTTTCAAGATACAAAATAATACGCTTCCTAAAATATGGAATAGCGATGAACGAAGAGAAATGCTGCTCGGAGTATTGAAAGAGAAAACCGATGGGCTAAATTCAGAATGCAATAATTGTACGTTGCGTGACGATTTCGCATTTGAATCGGATTTGCTTGACGACCACGCTGGGGAACTATACCAGAGAATACTCGCCCACTAG
- a CDS encoding glycosyltransferase gives MISVIMLTYNRETFVARAIESVSAQTFRDFEFIIVDNGSTDRSGAIADEYAAKDERVRVIHRARGNIGSGRNTGLDAVRGEWVTFVDDDDTCEPDFLEFLLNLAETYDADVAVCGAAKLENGQSTLVGVADEPIVMNAETAIVELLWRKRYNNGFPTKLFKRSVFADLMFPETGIYDDIYLMYKMLSNANKVVSFGLPKYNVARHENNNSAATTKHGMVTAAYLDAYRAVYRERTIWLCERFPENSAYWWYFDWSFLISMVEKIIKYNLPDCETHLAEMRHELNGHQEEFIDCRWSLDFEKEWMVKYVPIK, from the coding sequence ATGATTTCCGTGATAATGCTCACATACAACCGCGAAACGTTTGTGGCGCGGGCAATTGAGAGCGTATCCGCGCAGACATTCCGCGATTTTGAGTTCATCATCGTGGACAACGGCAGCACCGACCGCAGTGGAGCGATTGCGGACGAGTACGCGGCAAAAGACGAGCGCGTCCGCGTTATCCACCGAGCGCGCGGTAACATCGGCAGTGGTCGCAACACGGGGCTGGACGCGGTGCGAGGCGAGTGGGTCACGTTCGTTGACGACGACGATACCTGCGAACCGGATTTTTTAGAGTTTTTGCTGAATCTCGCAGAGACATATGACGCGGATGTCGCGGTTTGTGGCGCAGCTAAGTTGGAGAACGGCCAAAGTACTCTCGTCGGAGTAGCGGACGAACCGATTGTTATGAACGCCGAAACCGCGATTGTCGAGCTTTTGTGGCGCAAACGCTATAACAACGGATTCCCAACAAAGCTATTCAAGCGATCGGTGTTCGCGGACCTTATGTTCCCCGAAACGGGCATTTATGATGATATCTACCTAATGTACAAAATGCTCTCGAACGCGAATAAAGTCGTGTCATTCGGATTGCCGAAATACAATGTCGCCAGGCACGAAAACAATAACTCGGCGGCGACTACGAAGCACGGAATGGTGACGGCGGCGTACCTTGACGCTTATCGCGCTGTTTATCGTGAACGCACAATTTGGCTGTGTGAGCGATTTCCGGAGAACTCTGCTTATTGGTGGTATTTTGACTGGTCGTTTCTAATTTCTATGGTCGAAAAAATTATCAAATACAATCTGCCGGACTGCGAAACGCACCTCGCGGAAATGCGACACGAGTTAAACGGGCACCAGGAAGAGTTCATTGATTGCAGATGGTCGCTGGATTTTGAAAAGGAATGGATGGTGAAATATGTTCCGATTAAGTAG
- a CDS encoding gamma-glutamyltransferase family protein encodes MSEGLAFDGGRYLYPSRRTVVYGSRGMVATGQPLAAQAGLEMLKKGGNAIDAAVATAACLTVVEPTANGIGGDSFSLVWVKDRLYGLNASGFSPKAVTPSVLTSAGLKEMPKHGWHSVTVPGAPSGWAALSQKFGRLSLTEALRPAITYAADGYPVSPTVSKLWKKALADYAKELKGEEYRSWFETFCPDGKAPEVGETWSSKGHAETLALIANTNAEAFYRGLLAEKIDAYSKQYDGWLRASDLAEYWPQWVEPIGVNYRGYDVWEIPPNGHGITALMALNILEAYDFSGSREREETYHRMIEALKLAFVDAQHHVADPRFMKHTAEELLSKAYADERRKLMGNEAIDPAPGTPPKGGTVYLAAADGEGNMISMIQSNYMGFGSGLVVPGTGIALHNRGNNFSLDPASSNILAPSKKPYHTIIPGFLSKNGKAVGPFGVMGGFMQPQGHVQVITNMVDFGMNPQEALDAPRWQWTKGKTILLEQGVPNAIALSLAARGHDIQMLPDATSFGRGEIIVKTPHGSLAGGTEHRTDGSVATW; translated from the coding sequence ATGAGCGAGGGATTGGCTTTCGATGGAGGACGTTATCTGTATCCTTCGAGACGGACCGTGGTTTACGGCTCGCGAGGGATGGTGGCCACGGGACAACCTCTGGCGGCTCAGGCTGGCTTGGAAATGCTCAAAAAAGGCGGCAATGCTATTGACGCGGCGGTGGCGACCGCGGCCTGCCTGACGGTGGTGGAGCCGACGGCCAACGGTATCGGCGGAGACTCCTTTTCTCTGGTGTGGGTGAAAGACCGGCTCTATGGATTGAATGCCAGCGGATTTTCCCCGAAGGCGGTGACTCCCTCGGTTCTTACCAGTGCGGGGTTGAAGGAGATGCCGAAGCACGGATGGCACTCCGTTACTGTTCCGGGGGCGCCTTCCGGTTGGGCGGCGCTTTCCCAAAAATTCGGGCGGCTGTCTTTGACGGAAGCCTTGAGACCGGCGATCACTTACGCCGCCGACGGATACCCCGTCTCTCCCACCGTAAGCAAATTGTGGAAAAAGGCCCTGGCCGATTACGCGAAAGAGCTCAAAGGGGAGGAATACCGATCTTGGTTCGAGACGTTCTGCCCCGACGGCAAAGCGCCCGAGGTCGGGGAAACATGGTCCTCCAAAGGACACGCCGAGACCCTGGCGCTGATCGCCAACACAAACGCCGAGGCCTTTTATCGTGGACTCTTAGCTGAAAAAATCGACGCTTATTCCAAACAATACGACGGATGGTTGCGAGCGAGTGACTTGGCAGAATATTGGCCTCAGTGGGTAGAGCCCATCGGCGTGAACTACAGGGGCTATGACGTGTGGGAAATTCCTCCCAATGGGCACGGCATCACGGCGCTTATGGCTTTAAATATCCTGGAGGCCTATGATTTTTCAGGCTCCAGGGAACGAGAGGAAACGTATCACCGGATGATCGAGGCATTGAAGCTGGCCTTTGTGGACGCCCAACATCATGTGGCCGATCCTCGGTTCATGAAACACACGGCGGAGGAACTTCTGTCCAAAGCCTACGCCGACGAGCGGCGCAAGCTGATGGGGAACGAGGCCATCGACCCCGCGCCGGGAACACCTCCCAAAGGAGGCACCGTTTACCTGGCCGCAGCGGACGGGGAGGGTAACATGATCTCCATGATCCAGAGCAACTACATGGGGTTTGGTTCAGGGTTGGTCGTGCCCGGCACGGGCATCGCGCTGCATAACCGGGGCAACAACTTCAGCCTGGATCCCGCTTCCTCCAACATATTGGCACCCTCTAAGAAGCCCTATCACACCATTATTCCGGGTTTTCTGAGCAAGAACGGAAAAGCCGTCGGACCTTTCGGAGTGATGGGGGGGTTTATGCAGCCCCAAGGTCATGTCCAAGTGATCACCAATATGGTGGATTTCGGAATGAACCCTCAAGAAGCCTTGGACGCTCCCCGCTGGCAGTGGACGAAAGGTAAAACTATCCTGTTGGAACAGGGTGTTCCTAACGCCATCGCTCTTTCTCTCGCGGCGAGAGGGCATGATATCCAAATGTTACCCGACGCGACATCTTTCGGGAGGGGCGAGATCATCGTCAAAACCCCCCACGGTTCTTTAGCCGGAGGAACGGAACATCGAACGGACGGAAGCGTTGCCACATGGTAG
- a CDS encoding DJ-1/PfpI family protein, translated as MNIDILLFENFETLDAMGPAEVFSRFPELYRISCRSLAGGVVTSSQKIGFVTASFFDSVFDSVSGSVSGGASNGSVPDPAAGAENVLLIPGGMGTRSLVEDVRYIAALKKLCEDALYVLTVCTGSMLLAKTGLLDGRQATTNKIAFEWASSQGKNTRWLKSARWVADGKYYTSSGVSAGIDMTLGFIADLRGKATAAEAARQMEYVWNEDKENDPFALKD; from the coding sequence TTGAACATCGACATTTTGCTTTTCGAAAATTTCGAGACCTTGGACGCGATGGGACCCGCCGAGGTTTTCAGCAGGTTTCCGGAACTTTATCGGATATCGTGCCGGTCTCTCGCTGGCGGAGTCGTGACCAGCAGTCAAAAAATCGGTTTCGTCACGGCTTCTTTCTTTGATAGTGTCTTTGATAGTGTCTCTGGTAGTGTCTCTGGTGGCGCCTCCAATGGTTCCGTGCCCGATCCCGCCGCGGGCGCGGAAAATGTCTTGTTGATTCCGGGAGGCATGGGAACGAGGTCTTTAGTGGAGGACGTGAGGTACATCGCCGCTTTGAAAAAATTGTGCGAAGATGCCCTGTATGTTTTGACGGTATGCACCGGCTCCATGTTGCTGGCAAAGACCGGCCTGCTCGACGGACGCCAGGCGACCACGAACAAAATCGCTTTCGAGTGGGCCTCGTCCCAAGGCAAAAACACTCGATGGCTGAAAAGCGCCCGGTGGGTCGCGGATGGAAAATACTACACTTCTTCAGGCGTTTCCGCCGGAATTGACATGACGTTGGGGTTTATCGCCGACCTGCGCGGCAAAGCGACGGCCGCCGAAGCGGCGCGTCAAATGGAGTACGTGTGGAACGAGGACAAAGAAAACGATCCCTTCGCTTTAAAGGACTGA